The genome window AGCAAAGCACTGGAGAAGCCGAGTCTAGACTATGAGGAGATAACTCCGTGTTTGAAGGACATAACGAGGGACTGGGAGGAAATGCTCAAGTCTAATGATCGGCACACAAGTACAGTTGAGCCGCGGAAACTACTCAACTGTGTTAAACAAGGTGATTGTTTACTACATTATTTATCTAGTCAGCCAGACAAGGTTAAATCAGTGAATGTTTACTACTAAATGTTACTAACTATAAATATACAGAATAGTTcataatgttaaaaatgttcTGAGATTATGGTGTCCGTTtgtcaacaatcaacttcttccccataaccactggtcggaattttacaaaatttgactggtagcatccttatggggtactgactgaaaattgtacaaatggtcgggctgaccccctgggggcctgaggggcgggatAAAAAATGGTCagtttggctattttcatataaaagacttctctgaaactaagcatgggatatcactcataatgcaatggtagcattcttataggtTGGGAATTCAAGtttgtacaaatggtggggctgACACCCCAGGGGACCTGAAGGGCgggatcaaaaggggtcaatttggctatttccatataaatgacttcttctcagaaactaagcatgggatagcactcataatgcaatggtagcatcctgaTAGGGCggtgattcaaaattgtacaaatgatgtggctgacccccttgggcctgaggggcagggtcaaaaggggtcagtttggctatttccatatcaacaacttcttctctgcaactacgCATGAGATAAcaatcataatgcaatggtagcatccttatagggtgggtattcaaaattgtacaaatgatggtgctgacccccagggcctgaggggcggggtcaaaaggggtcaatatGGCTATTTCCAtgtaaatgacttcttctctgaaactaagcatgggatagatCTCATAATTGTTTGAATTATTGTGACATACATAAATCTATTTGCATGTTTGGTGGTTGTTGGTGAAGCTGTTTATAGAATGTTATTTTTATCCCTAAGGTGTCCCTGAGAACCACCCCAGtgatattttgtgtatatataaaatgttgtttttgtccCTAAGGTGTCCCTAAGAACCACTGCGGTGATATTTGGtgtgttttaatatataatgttgtttttgtcCCTAAGGTGTCCCTTTGAACCACCGCGGTGATAtttggtgtgtatatataatgttgtttttgtctCTAAGGTGTCCCTAAGAACCACCGCGGTGATatttggtgtatatatataatgttgctTTTGACCCTAAGGTGTCCCTAAGAACCACCGCGGTGATAtttggtgtgtatatataatgtttttgtcTCTAAGGTGTCCCTAAGAACCACCGCGGTGATAtttggtgtgtatatataaaatgttgtttttgtccCTAAGATGTCCCTAAGAACCACCGCGGTGATATTTGGTGTGtatataaaatgttgtttttgacCCTAAGGTGTCCCTAAGAACCACCGTGGTGATAtttggtgtgtatatataatgttgctTTTGACCCTAAGGTGTCCCTAAGAACCACCGCGGTGATAtttggtgtgtatatataatgttgctTTTGACCCTAAGGTGTCCCTAAGAACCACCGCGGTGATAtttggtgtgtatatataaaatgttgtttttgtccCTAAGATGTCCCTAAGAACCACCGTGGTGATatttggtgtatatatataatgttgctTTTGTCCCTAAGGTGTCCCTAAGAACCACTGTGGTGATAtttggtgtgtatatataatgttgtttttgtcCCTAAGGTGTCCCTAAGAACCACCGCGGTGATAtttggtgtgtatatataatgttgtttttgtcCCTAAGGTGTCCCTAAGAACCACCGTGGTGATAtttggtgtgtatatataatgttgtttttgtcCCTAAGGTGTCCCTAAGAACCACTGTGGTGATAtttggtgtgtatatataatgttgctTTTGACCCTAAGGTGTCCCTAAGAACCACCGCGGTGATatttggtgtatatatataatgttgctTTTGACCCTAAGGTGTCCCTAAGAACCACTGTGGTGATATttagtgtgtatatataaaatgttgtttttgtccCTAAGGTGTCCCTAAGAACCACCGCGGTGATATTTGGTGGTTGTTGGTGGAGCAGCACCAGTTACACTATCCAGCCACTCAGGCCAACATGCCGTCCAGAGACTACAATGAACTTCTCCGTGAACTCACAGAATACCAACACAACATCCTCATCGATCTGGGTGAGTATCATCATGAGACATCCTACTGCTGGAAAACATCATTTTTGAGATCCAATAACAACTTGGGTAAACCATTTACCATCAATTAGTCCAACCTTCCTGTGATTGTCACGTCACAAAATTCAggtcaaaatatgatgtcaatattaccggaaggtgggactaatcccTGATCAATCATACTTTACCGGCAACATTTTGGGATCTGGGAACCCctgtattgttttcttttattacctgggtattattatttaattttttttttaaattatctacTTTGGAATCCTAATAATGGTGTCCTATTCTTTCTTGTTATTGGTATTGATTATATGTCAATATAAAGGTGCAGGGCCATGGTGACTGCGTGGTTAAAATGACCcaaaatattaccacaagccttccatctctgggttgcaaatttgaatcccatgtggggcagttgccaggtactgactgttggttggtgggtttttttccggatactccggctttccttcaccaacaaacctggcacatcctttactgaccatggctgttaataggacgttgaacTAAACCAGTATTATGGTatgtattttactgtattttacagGGCGTACTTTCCCCGGTCACCCCTACTTCTCTACTCAGCTCGGACCAGGACAACTCGCGCTCTACAACCTCCTCAAAGCCTACAGTCTACTTGACAAGGAAGTGGGCTATTGTCAGGGCCTCAGCTTTATTGCTGGAATTCTCCTCATGCATGTACGTATACTGTTTCTCTATAGCTATACATTAACCTGGTTACCTGATTCTCTGTACAATAATGTGGTTACCTGTTTCTCTATACAATAATGTAGTTACCTGTATCTCTATGACTATACATTAATGTGGTTACCTGTATCTCTATGACTATACATtaatgtatttacctgtttCTCTATACATTAATGTAGTTACCTGTTTCTCTATACATTAATGTGGTTACCTGTTTATCTATGACTCTACATTAATGTGGTTACCTGTATCTCTATCTCTATTCATTAATATGGTTACCTGTATCTCTATGACTGTACATTTATGTAGTTACCTGTTTCTCTATGACTATACACTAATATAGTTACCTGTATCTCTATACATTAATGTGGTTACCTGTTTCTCTATGACTAAACATTAATGTAGTTACCTGTTTCTCTATACATTAATGTGGTTACCTGTATCTCTATGACTATACATTAATGTAGTTACCTGTATCTCTATGACTGTACATTTATGTAGTTACCTGTTTCTCTATGACTATACATTAATGTAGTTACCTGTTTCTCTATACATGAATGTGGTTATCTGTTTCTCTATGACTAAACATTAATGTAGTTACCTGTATCTCTATACATTAATGTGGTTATCTGTTTCTCTATTCATTAATGTAGTTACCTGTTTCTCTATACGTTTATGTGGTTACCTGTTTCTCTCTATAATACAGATGGATGAAAACCTTGCTTGGGAGACGTTACGTCACATGATGTTTAATCTCGGACTCCGACGACAGTTTCAGCCCAACATGATGCCCCTACAGGTAAATTGTTACGTGATCAAATTGTTCATTCATTcatggattttgacaattgatgtTTGCTtttttctcacaaagtactaaAATGATCTCTGtgttaatattgttttattttagaatatttatgtactatttacataaatgtatatattttcaaaaatattaaaatgcaaTCTAAACTTAATTTAGGAAAATGTTTAATGCTTCAATGTGTCtgcaaaaatacaaaaaattacaatattCCTTAATTAGGGCTTTATCAGATACACAATTCTATTTACAGATACAGCTGTACCAGTTGACGAGGCTGATCCATGATAACTATAAGGACCTCCATGACCACTTTGAGGACTACGAGATCGCCCCAAACCTCTATGCCACACCCTGGTTCCTCACTTTATTTGCCTCCCAGTTTCCTCTTGGATTTGTCGCAAGGATGTTTGGTAATCAATCTGTGTTAAAGAATTAATACTCATCTTTCCCCTTTATTAGGAGGGTAGATTGGTGtgataaaaactcatttttattatttcaacattattctattttatttatcGGCTTTTATCTCTCCTAAAATTTCTTACATTAAGATTTAAACCTGTACATGATAGGGGTTTAGATGATGTGGCAATACAATACCTTTGACTGTAAATCATGTACAATTGAATTTGTGAATACtagtatacaaaatgtaccagTGAATGCTGAAAGATTTTAAATTACCTGTTATTATACGAATGTTGATTTGATCATTACATAATTTTTAcctcagtactttcagtactttgattctgTGATCACTTCAatactttgattttgtttgtagaTTTATTCCTGATGCAGGGGGTCGAGGTCCTGCTTAAAGTTGCCCTGGTGTTGCTAGGCAACCATAAAGAGCTCATCTTGCAGTGTGATTCATTTGAGGGAATAGTAGAGTTTATCAAGACAACACTTCCAGAAATGGGCATCATACAGATGGAAAGGGTCATCAATCAGGTAGAggcattttgtatttatattgtgtataatgTGTTGTCTGTTCTGATACAGAGATGTTGATCTGACAAGGATTGTGTCAAGATTGGAATTCTGACATACTGGTTAACATAAGTTTCCTTGTAATGTCACAGAAAATTACAAATACAGTCTTCTGTGTATCTTTCATTATTTATGACATCACAGACTATTAGACAATTTCTCAAATCAAATGGTTGTCAAGAATCAACGCAACACATATCGGATGACTTTTATAATTGGCACTTTTGATATGAGAAATCAGAGCCAAGTGCGTTATATCATACTTTAATAAGATCTCCTATTTTTGACAGGTGTTTGAAATGGACATCACTAAACAGTTACACGCGTACGAGGTGGAATACCACGTTCTGAGGGAGGAAATGTTATACTCTCCAACCAAAGGCGAGGCTGACATCATCCACAAACTGGAGGATACAAATCAGAAACTGAAACAGCAGAATGTGGAACTACTAGAGAAACTACAGTATTGTAATAGTCACCAGCGTAGCTTAGATAGTACTATACATAGTCTACAGACGAAGGAGGCCAAACTCAAGTCACACATTAAAACGCTGGAAATAGAGCGCAAAGCACTACTGAACGCTGTTACTAAACTCAAACAACATGTGTCCGAGGAAGAGTTTCAAAAACTCGACATTTGTTTACCTCCAATGGCACCTAGTCTGCCATCGTCACCGTGTCATCAGCCTATAGGGGGCGCTAGTGCAGCCATGAGGActataaataacaaattggcAGTGAAGCGTGATACTCactaaccttgacctttgtgtAATGATGTAGTGTGTTGTGATGGTGAATGGGGAGCGGGTGATGATTGTGTTGATGTGATGACATGTTAAATGTAATTAGTTAGAGAATCTCTCCTGTGTATTTGCTAGTGTAACCATAACAACTGTTCTattgtgtctgtctgtctgtcttctgatgtaaccatggtaactgtaTTCTTTATATAGGTTTCAATTTTACATAAGAACtcaaaaatcataattttttaaATCTGCTGAGCAGTAAAATGAAAACACCAAGAAGCTACAATCTCACAACTTTGCTATGTTATTACAAGCTGTTGAATGACTtctgaaatatgttttcatataaacacCAAAAAGAATTTTAACAGTTTTCACATGTTTGTCTGTCTTCAAATGATTTTCACTGCTTAAATCATCAAATAAAACCTGATGGATTTCAATACAATAAGGAAAAGTATCAGCATGTCAAAATGTTTGCCAAGTTATGACACaattatataactttaagtAATCCTGGCAGGCAGGTAATGTCCTCATGTTATATGATAACCATGTACTCTCTCATGGATCAATATGGTAACCATATGATTGCCTCCCCCATGATCTCTCCTGACCATATACACTAACCATGTACTTCCCTTATTAATGTAACCATAGCAACAGTCTGTAAAATTGTCCCTTTAGCCTTTCCATAGCAACGGTGTGATTGTCTTGTCGGCTTTTATTTACCATGTGACAGTCTTGTTAACTTTCTATATTTATGTAACCATAGCAACTGTATGATGATGTTTTGAATAGTAATTTACTGAATGAAGATATTAATTGCTTATACACCAAGCTAGGTGGTGGATAGACAAAGATATTCAATCAGTTCATTTATGGTTCTATAATGTTTTATTGTCATAATAATTTTCATGATATAGGGTTTTTTTAGGCATTGAAACAAAACACGAAGAATGAACTCATGTTTGCCTCATAGCAATTACCgagtattttttgttttgtttctttttctttctcatATCCAGTGCAATTCCTTTGTATGTAGTTaactgatattttgttttagtttcttTCTAAATTACAGTGCAATTGAAAGTTTGAAATCATATGATGAACTCAGATGTATGAGATTTTGTACCATGATTTAATTGTAAGAATGGACCATATTTGTCAATGTGTTTATAGATGTGCAAAGGtttttttgtcaatttcatttaaatgtacaattaatATAGATGGTTAATTTTCATGTTGCGAAAATTCTGTTAAAAACATAATGACAAAAAAATGATTCAATTTGAATCTGCGGGCAAAGCAGATGTATTTTTATAACCACAAAGACAGAATTCTCCATTAAAGCAGATTACTCTTGGTTGTGCTTACAGATTCATTATATTGATTACAGTGCTCATAAAAAATTACGTTGGCCTGATTTTGTGTTGTGCTGCTTCCTTTTATATTATAAATCCTATTTTCTTccaaataaattttattttacatctaTTTGAAAATTCTGCTGCATTGTATAACAATGATTAGAACTGTATGATTTTGTGCTTGACTTTCTGTTTTAACCTACTAgcatacatttatatcatttgtaattacaaaatacaattacaGATGTTTATTTACATGAAACTGCTCTTTGAACActaaatgattttttctttgataattgtatgtcgTTCTTTTATATAACTGTACAACCTAGAACAAATAGTGCTATTGATATTATATTGATGATCTTTAGTGTTGATTGCCTAGTCTTACAGCTGTCAATCTAGatttatatacaagtatttttttagAAAGTTTTTTAAATAAGAGTTGGGCAGTAATGTCACAGTAATTTTCACTAAATttcaattt of Argopecten irradians isolate NY chromosome 7, Ai_NY, whole genome shotgun sequence contains these proteins:
- the LOC138328409 gene encoding TBC1 domain family member 1-like — protein: MENPQSYDEMVEIVMIGLRKLCESKQKEHSHISDSKMAHKTEFNLLEGKGKAALALDNLKNRCKKSLAHSFDNLLAMGRKKEDAREAFRQRSGTADSENSMTRSMDSSVTSTPEASPMPSPAFTKDVHFQFPVVPPVPEEPTTPPSSPKLGRPRSSTVGAMPDAALKSRYNNKEHLETPQEDFKQHASRRASTNSPMKQMFLFVGSGSRRTTPEPSTDNNTNGTPNNYTPKRRGSWRQAIFNRVVTPARAPVSPALPEKQEEVEVEKEKEKPRLSQQEIRSLWKKAILQTLLLIRMEKEKQDIKARQSKALEKPSLDYEEITPCLKDITRDWEEMLKSNDRHTSTVEPRKLLNCVKQGVPKNHRGDIWWLLVEQHQLHYPATQANMPSRDYNELLRELTEYQHNILIDLGRTFPGHPYFSTQLGPGQLALYNLLKAYSLLDKEVGYCQGLSFIAGILLMHMDENLAWETLRHMMFNLGLRRQFQPNMMPLQIQLYQLTRLIHDNYKDLHDHFEDYEIAPNLYATPWFLTLFASQFPLGFVARMFDLFLMQGVEVLLKVALVLLGNHKELILQCDSFEGIVEFIKTTLPEMGIIQMERVINQVFEMDITKQLHAYEVEYHVLREEMLYSPTKGEADIIHKLEDTNQKLKQQNVELLEKLQYCNSHQRSLDSTIHSLQTKEAKLKSHIKTLEIERKALLNAVTKLKQHVSEEEFQKLDICLPPMAPSLPSSPCHQPIGGASAAMRTINNKLAVKRDTH